From the genome of Astatotilapia calliptera chromosome 3, fAstCal1.2, whole genome shotgun sequence:
TGAATTGAGCACGATTCAACTCATGGTTGATGACTCAAGCAAAAAAATCGAATATTTGACAATGGTACTAGTTTCTTTTGACAAATAACTAGCTCTCTTTAACCTGCAGGATTTCACACTTGTGCATGTATTTCCCTCCCTCACAAAACAAATACCTGACCTGCATGTAGTAGCTGTGGGACAGACAGATGAACCATCCTGGGATTTAACTGCAGAACAATAACAATACTGTCCAGCCCCATAAAACTCTGAAACAGGATAGGCTAGCATGAGAAGTTTACACATGAGACAGAATTATGCATGGCTTCCCGTGAAAATCAACTTTCAGAAGTATTTGTGAAATGTGTTGCCCAACATGAGTCTGCTCAAATGTTACCTGTATAAAGATAAACCTGTACCTGTGGGTTCTGAACAAAATCTCGATCAACTTCATTCCTGAAATCTTCTGACCATACTGTTCAGATTTTAGTCATCAAAGAGAGATATGTGTgagggagttcgccttgtaatcggaaggttaccagttcgagccctggcttggacagtctcggtcgttgtgtccttgggcaagacacttcacccattgcctactggtggtggtcagagggcccggtggcgccagtgtccggcagcctcgcctctgtcagtgcgccccagggtggctgtggctacaatgtagctgccatcagcagtgtgtgaatgtgtgtgtgaatgggtggatggctggatatgtaaagcgctttggggtccttagggactagtaaagcgctatataaatacaggccatttaccatcttaACCCTGTTATTTTGTTGCTAGACATTTGATACACTAAATTTAAACATGACTTCTATGCATTGATtctcataataaataaatagcttgtTAGATAACTGCTTCATGACTCTTTGCTCCTCTCTTGGGTTTCACTTGtttaaaaaagtcaaacagCACTCACATTAAAACACACCAAACACCCAAAGTAAAACTAGCATCACCTAGTGATAAATTCAACCCGACACGCTGATCAGAGCATATGACACAATAAGacaattttgtgttttcagggACTGAGCACAGTTGCGGGACAAAAGCTACGTTACAGAAGCCTCAGTTGTTCTCTGAAGAAAGTCTTAATGAAGTTGTTATCAGTGGTTAGTGAGAAGTCCTCCCAGCAGCTACCTGAGACAGAAGGTTATCACCTCAGATAACATGATGAGCTTGATTATGAGCAAAAGTGTTTCAAAGGTCAAGTGTGATAGTAAAAGTATCACACACACAATTACATATTCAATCAGAAAGTGACACATGTAGAAAAAAACTTGACAGCTGGATATTTAGAAGGCTTTAGTTTAACATGTTTTGAGTGAAGAGAGGAATTAAAGCTTAAAGCTGGGGAATAACAAATACTTGAGCCAGTAGGGGGCAGTATACTCCCTCAGAattgatgtttttctgtttacacACATGACAATCTGTGAAGGTTTTATTTCACTACACTGTAAGCAATACCTTGGTTAAATTGGATTAAAGGATCGGGAGCTACATTTGATCAGCTTTTATGATTTTACTATAATCCAGCAGTTTTTTATTCCAAAGTTGAAATACAAGTGACAGCTGGGAGTGACAGATCTGTTCCTCTGACATGCCTTGACGTGGTTTGTCAGAGTACAAATGCCAAAGGACACCTTTTGTGTAAAAGACAAGTGAAACCTTTGACGAAGTGCATCAAGTTTACTTGTGTGAACAGCCAGATGAAATACCATGTAAGGTGCACCATTATCCCATCCTTTATTATTTATGCCACCAATACGATTGAGAGCATACAGCAGTAAATTTGCCAAATCATCACACTGGAGAAGCTGTAACCTTCTCCAGTGACTGCTTAGTcactgaaataaaccaaaccAACATAAACCAAATTAGTTATGTGGTTTATGTTGCTTAAAATCACAAATGTTATCATCCATATGTTGAAACTCTCCTAAAGATTGTTTGCATCTCTCTTTTGCTTCCAGAAAGATGTCTCTATATGACAGTTTTTTATGTGAAGAACAGTTCCAGTGCTCCATATGCCTTGATGTATTCACCAACCCTGCATCCACACCATGTGGACATAGCTTCTGCATGCAATGCATCACCAAATACTGGAATGGAGCTAAGGTCTTATTTTTTTGATTTCcttcattttcagctttttcattcCCTTACTTTCTGTTGACGTTCAGAGAagttatttaacatattttcgtCATTCCTGCTGATGTCCtttttgtttctattgtttCCATCTTTACTTATATCTTATTTCCATCTTTCCTTCCAGGTTTTCAAGTGTCCTCTGTGTAAAAAGAGCTTTGAAAAGCGACCAGACCTCCAGATTAACAGAACACTACGAGAGATCACTGACCAGTataaatctatgaaaaatggaGTAGTAAAGAATAAGAGTGGAAGAAAGGGAACTGGAGGGCATGGAAGCCCGTCAAGCCATTTATTTgatgaactgaagaaaaagctgTGTCACCCTGTGCGAAAGACTCACCAGACCTTTTCTCGGAGTAAGAAAACTTCTGTGTTTCCGTCTGTAATAATTTATAGAGTACTTTTCAAAGCTCAAGTACAATCTGGAGGAGTTCTCAGATTTCAGAGTAGGCAATTCAGAGTACTTGGTAAATGACTGTCCTGTCATAATTATGTTGCACAACAGCAAACTTATACAAGACTACtgacagaggtttcttcctgttacaagggagtttttccttcccactgttgccaaacagtaactaccttacaatataaagcaccttgaggcgactgttgttccGAATTGGCTCTGTATGAATAaatctgaattgaattgaattacatttaattaaattgaaTGTGTACTTTCACCTTTTGTGGATTACGAAAGATGAATGCTGAATAATTATTccatccagaaaaaaaaagcagttcaaagaaatcatgatTAGCAGAATGTTAACATGtgattcatgcccatgatgagtgtatgtaaacctctgaccacaactgtactTGAACAAAGATCTAGGGTCAATGAATGGCTCTACAAAATGTCAGCATTGTGTATCCAAATAGATATTTGACTTTTCACTAAAGCGACTGACTAACCTGAAAATCCctgatatttttttcatcttcagGCTTGGAAAGTGACTCAATCTCAACGTCCTTTCCTCCAGTCAAGGACTCACGAGCATCCTCAGTGCCAAACCACAGTTTCAGTGATGCATTGAATGAAACCTATGTGGCAGGTCCTAAGGTTTCCCACCGACCACATACCCGGAGGAGGAGGTACACGCTGAGTGGGACTGAGATGAGCCACAATGTCCCTCTTTGTGAGATCCACAACAGGCCAATATTGGTAAAACGTTCACCTTCTGCACCTGTTGAATGAAGTCCTTAAAGAAGACCAAATAAAAATCATATGCAATGGGCTTCAGATTTTCTGTAGGAGTGACCAGGTGTGCATTTGTCCTGAATGCGAGATGGAGGATCATCCAGACCATGACACAGTGACCGTTGAAACCGAATGGATGGAAACCAAGGtttgaaaattaaaacagaaaaagatagATACAAAGGACAGATGGATTAGGTTAGGGAAGtttccatgttaaaaaaaaacagaataatgttTTTTATTGGAGTAACAAAGAATTGCTAAAAAGCAGGTGATAACTGACGTGATAGTATGAAGTTCTGGCATGAACGAACtagaccatttttaaaaaaaatctgttaaaaatgatttaacatCTGAGCCTAAATTCTTAGACAGTGGagcagtttgataacagaaaatgaGTCAAATACATAGAATCTATGTTCCTCgacagcaggggtgggcaactccaggcctcagtgtcctgcaggttttagatctgtccttgatccaacacatcTAATTTAATTggttaaattacctcctcaacatgtcttgaagttctctagaggcctggtaatgaactaatcatttgattcatgtgTGTTGaaccagggtgagatctaaaacctgcaggacaccggccctcgaggcctggagttgcttACCCTTGCTCTACACTGTTTCTATTCAAtatatcatttttaaacatttggttTCAGGTCATGCTGCATATAATATGAAGTTATGTAGTGATTATTTGTTTCCAGAAGGAGGTATTTTGTAAGATATGCTCATTGACTACTGTCTGACATacattatcacaaacagatcCACCCTTGTTCCCCACGTCTGTTTCAGAACACCAATAGGCTGAAGGTCAAGTGAAGTCAGTACTGTGTAACAtgaatgtttgtgtattttagaCACTGCTGACTGTGTCAGAGCGGACAATCCAGGACATGATTATCGAGAGAATCAACAAGATCGAAGAGATAAATATGTCAGTGACAGAGCTGGaggtaaaacacaaacacattcttGTGTAAGACCACAGGTGCATGGTAAAACCTGTAAATCCTCATATCACTTCAAGGTTTTTGTTAaaccagcagtccccaaccttttttgcactgGTTTAACGTcacacaatattttcacggaccggcctttaaggtgtcaaggatcaatgcaaaaaaataaaattatacgaccaagacaaaaactgtgctaTTTAGCGAAttcagtgtgtatttgtgtaactttattagcagcgtcctcctgaaatgcgccaacaacattgagagtaaacGTCCTCCtttctgccccttaatgctctctggtcactaTGGTAACATTTCTTTCAATATTAGACTCACAACTAcaacatgggaaaagacccagggaaaccgagttaatgataaaaaccctgaataccataaatttcacagccTCAACTCCCGCGGCCCgtaccaaatgactcatggACCAGTACTGGTCGTGGCCTGGGGATTGGGGACCGCGGTGTTAAACAATCTCTATTTCAATTTCCCTTTTTATGTTCGCACCTGATGGCTGCCCTTCCCtgaccctggttctgccagaggtttcatcctgttaaaagggagtttttccttcccactgttgccaaagtgcttgctcatagggggtcatataatTATTGGGGTTTTTCTGTGTAATATTGTAGGGTATACCTGTTGTGTGACGGCTGTGTGcggacaggaataggacccaaggtgcagactccagagacaaacttaaaccaaaacagctttaatgctgaactcaaacataacataactgggaaaaaaatcaaataaactaacaccggtggactgacaaaacacacagcaaaataaacggtagataGCGAcactgacaaactgaaacacagggcttaaatacatagagggagcaatcagggaatgggcaacaggagggaaacacagctggggcaaatcaggcctaacaagacaaaggagaagcaaaaccaaacacattaacatgagacatggactttcaaagtaaaacaggaaacccaaaacacagactgaacaaaagacacagactcacatgcaagcactacaacagagggaacagagacgtgggaccaggacagacacagacactgactggatgtGGGGATACAgaagacaggggagacagcaactaaggaacacagacagaaaaccagaacactaaaGCTCTAACCAACCCCACCCAGAGAACCTAAACTAAGAATGATCCTAAAACCCataaagcaaagctagaatataatgaaataacaaaatcaaagaaccaaaaacacaaaacaatgggtcaacgacccagggaccctaacaataccttacaatataatgcaccttgaggcgactgttgttgtataaataaaattgaattgaatttttcaaacttaaattatgtatTTCTACATGTTGGGAGCTTATTAAACAATATCTATAGCCAATTTTACATAAAAGTGCAGGTGTATTTCCCTGATCTACAATTTATATCTGATTACCAAATCCACATATtacattttaagttaaaaatatatatatatttttccaacaTTATGTTTTTCTAAACAACAAAATCATTTATGAAACACTCtcaagttttaattacattatTCAAATTTTGGTAAAGATTTTATGTTTCTAACTTTTTACCTTGCATTTTAGGATTTCTAGACATTTTGCACATGTTCTTAGATTTTTAGTTGTAGCAAAATTTAGGTTCCTTACATTTGAAATCTGAGCTGCAATTCACAGATGCTGCATATTTCCATGTGATGTGAGAATTTTTATTTACAGGGGagattaatatatattttaaaccaaaacaaattaaacaatcATGTATCTCATATCACTCTGTCTAACTTTCCAGCTGGCAGTGGACCGAGAGACGGCGGGCAGCGTTTCTCTATTCTCGAGTTTGGTTTGTTTCATTGAACGTTCCCAGGCAGAGCTGGTGGAGGCGATGGAGATCAGCCGGAAGGTGGCACAGCGCCATGCTGAATCCATGACAAGGCAGCTGGAACAGGAGATCGAACAACTAAAGAAGAGACAAAGCGAGCTTTCCAAGCTTGCCCAATCAGATGATCATTTATACTGTGTGAAAGTAAGAATTTAAGGATGAATGTGAAGATGCTAGTACACGCCCATGTTCCAATACtatttgttttgtgctgttgGCAAACTGACATACTGAATCAGACTGAGGAAAGTAAAAAAGTAGAGGtggtaaatgttatttatacaaATAAATAGCAGATAACCACAGAACTGACAAAATGTTCTTATACATCAAAATGCATTTGCATGTATCATTAAGGCATACTAATGCACTCATTGGTCAGACACTGGCCAGGCCCATTAAGTATATAATGAAAAATTAATATGCATGATTTGTTTATCTAGAATATAGTAAAAGATATACTATATGGGTGTATACTTGTATGGCTTTTGGTTTACCTATACATATACATAACATGCATGTGACAACAATCTGTTTAAGGTCAAATTCACGTGGATTGAAATCCTATTACCTTAAGTATATTTATACTTTTACTGAAGCAAACATTAAACTACTCATATAGTTTCTAAATAAAGTAAACTTGACTTGATAAGTTAGGGTGAAAAGAGATGTAATGTACACTTCACAGATTGGAGATTTCAAAAATGATTATATTCAATATTTGCCAAATTATATGTCACTGACATCAAATGAGTGACACAAAGCTTTTGTAAGCTTTTATAAGAGCACATAAGTGCCCGTTTGTTGTGTAAGGAACATTTTAGTCTATTATTAGGTGGTTGCTTGGCAACGTGACGGTGACTTAATGTCTGATAAGCTTTGATGCTCAACTCCTGATCCTGTAGGAAGAGTTGGCATTTTGGTAAATACTGACAGGAAAAAATTTCTAACATTTCTTTCCACCTGCTCCCTAGACGTTCCCAATTCTGTCCAGCCCTCCACCTACCAAAGACTGGTACAAAGTGTCGGTGAATTCTGACCTGGGGACAGAGTCCATTTACATGTCTATATTAGCTCAGGTGGAGAAGTTTGCCAAAGAGCTGAAGAATATCACAGAAAAAGGTCAGTGTAATGAAAAGCATTCAGCTGGTTTACACATATAATATACAAAGAAGACACAAAATCTGCGAGAACAGGGAATTTTTAATTAGTTCAGACTCAACATACggagcaaaaaaacccaacaactctCAAAACACATTTAGGCGATAGATAACAGAGTCTGGCtgttatataaaaaagaaactttaaataaatttcttggctgatgcttttgtgtttttctgtagcTGCAAGTGAAATGCTAAATACTCAGCTAATGCTGGTCTGGGTAATAAGCTGCATCCATAAACTGTACCAGTGTAATGCACAGATACCCATATGTTAATTAGTGCTAAGTAGGAGAACAATAGAATACTATAATTCTGATCaccaaaatgcagacacaaaCTTTTTATGACCCATACCACACATCGGGGTATATTCAACAGACATTGGACAAGAGAGGTGTGGAAGAGAGTGCAGGTAGGGTGAAGTGGGTGAAGACAAGTGTCAGGGGTAAttgaagatgttaagatttttaTTGGGCATGAACAGAATTAAAAATGAGTAGATTAAGTGCAATCTACAATCTAGGATCTAGACAAGCccagagaggcaaggctgagatagTTTGCACATTTGAAGAGGAGGTGGGTGGATGGTGGGTTTACTGAATAAAGGATATTGAAGATGAAGCTGATAGGGATGAGGAAGAATATCCCCtaagagaagattcatggatgtagtgaagttGGTTAGTGTGAGTATAATAGAAGAGAATGCTAGGGGTAGGGTGAGGTGGTGGCAGATGATCCGCTGTGATGACCCAAAAGGCACCAGCTAGAAGATAATCAGTCAGATAATCTTATTAAAAACACGCAAGTGAAAAAAACTCTACTTTAAGAGATCTTTCACGTAGAAAGCAGCGTGGAGATTCAGCAAATGGCTCCAAAACCTGTATTGAGCTTTTTCACTAATTTGCATGTACTATGCAATTGTTTTTTATTGGCTATTCATGGTCTTCTTGTGTACTATATGTCACTACTTCCTGTGATTCCCTGTCTCTTCATTGCACAAATGCACATTACACTGTGGCATGAGCATGCCCCAATGGGTGCCCATGCACTGTGCTTTGCATGTCTAgtcaataaacacaataaacctGTTATTTGTCCAATAATTCCTCATCAACACAGAAGTTTAGGCCTAGCAGCCCTCTCAAGAGTATGCCCTCAACTCTAAGCCTTATAAGTTTTCAGATGGAtgaattataaaatatattcaCACACCATAAAGTTCTTGGGAGAAACCATTAAACTATCAATGACTGTCTTTCTGGAGCAGGCTATAAATTGCCACTAGAggaatttttaaaagtatttttaagtGTTCAAGCCAGACAGTATACAGATGCAAtgaaataccccccccccccggtggTGCAGGTTTGTATTAGCTGTTACTTCTATTTCTGCTGGATTACCAGACCAAACAGTAAGGTAGGTTCATGTTAGCTCCTTACACCTGTTGTCTTGTTTCTGTTCAGGTTTTCCTGCACAAACACTGGATCCCAGTCCTTCTCGATCACAGCCCAGTGAGTGTACATGTCCTCTCCACCTTAACAAGTGCTCTTTTAACGGTTACACTGTATACAACTTCATCCACTTTAACCTTGTTGATAATTAAGATCCAAATGTATCTGGTGAGTTTTAACAGCAGCACTGTATTTtgttaattatatatatatatatatatatatatatatatatatatatatatatattatatttttgtttgtctgcaggGATAAAGGGAATACACGAATATGCACGTAAGTGACATTCATCCAAGCTAAAATTAATGAAAGCAGAATTACCAACAGAAAATGAAGTTCTTTACATCTTCTTTCAACACAGTGGATGTAACTCTGGACTCCAGTACCGCCCATCCAAGACTGGTGCTGTCATCAGACCTGAAAAGTGTGAGGCTCCTGTTCAGTTACTAGACCATTACAATCATGCTGAAATGACTTCCTGTGTCCTCTTGTCTCGGAGCCTCTCTTTTAGCATAAATAGAGAACAGTAGAAAAAGAAGATGTAAAATCTCCATGAAATGAGCTGTAATTATAAATTGTATATTTCTGCAGGTGAGGTGTGGAGATCGACACCAACTGGTGCCAGACAACCCAGAGAGGTTTGAAAAAGTTGTCTGTGTTATAGGGAGGGAGCCAATCTCTTCTGGAAAACATTATTGGGAGGTATGAGGGTTTGCCCTTTCCAAGAGTCAAAAGTCTTGAAAATCATTGCTCATATATTATAATTGAGTTCTTTATTGTTGATTAAACTTGATTCCATACTGCTTTCATTACAAGATACAATTGTGTgctaaataaacaaatgttgGCCAAACATCTTGGCTTCTTCAGACTTACATGCGTTTCACTATTTGAGTGAAGGAttgtggtttgtttggtttgaaaAGGTGGACGTGACAGGGAAGACTGACTGGGACCTGGGTGTGGTCAAGTATTCCGTCAGCAGGAAGGGGAAGATTGAATACACCCCAGACAATGGATTCTGGTTCCTCAGTTTAAGAGACA
Proteins encoded in this window:
- the LOC113019235 gene encoding E3 ubiquitin-protein ligase TRIM39-like, with the translated sequence MSLYDSFLCEEQFQCSICLDVFTNPASTPCGHSFCMQCITKYWNGAKVFKCPLCKKSFEKRPDLQINRTLREITDQYKSMKNGVVKNKSGRKGTGGHGSPSSHLFDELKKKLCHPVRKTHQTFSRSLESDSISTSFPPVKDSRASSVPNHSFSDALNETYVAGPKVSHRPHTRRRRYTLSGTEMSHNVPLCEIHNRPILIFCRSDQVCICPECEMEDHPDHDTVTVETEWMETKTLLTVSERTIQDMIIERINKIEEINMSVTELELAVDRETAGSVSLFSSLVCFIERSQAELVEAMEISRKVAQRHAESMTRQLEQEIEQLKKRQSELSKLAQSDDHLYCVKTFPILSSPPPTKDWYKVSVNSDLGTESIYMSILAQVEKFAKELKNITEKGFPAQTLDPSPSRSQPRIKGIHEYALDVTLDSSTAHPRLVLSSDLKSVRCGDRHQLVPDNPERFEKVVCVIGREPISSGKHYWEVDVTGKTDWDLGVVKYSVSRKGKIEYTPDNGFWFLSLRDKNKFGFRSQPYTDVPVNLVLHKIGIFVDFENGQVSFYNVDAKMHIYTFNDIFNETLYPFFSPCTNKSGRNDLPLIITPVKMTE